DNA sequence from the Novipirellula aureliae genome:
CCAATACCTTGTCGAACCAGGTTGCGGTGCGGAACCGCTTTGCGGAGCAGAGTATTATGAGCCAGCCTGCGGAGCTGAAGTGAGTTGCAGCACCTGTGGCGACTACTGCGGCGGTGCCTGTGACTCACCTTGTTCGGTCGAAACGATACCGCTTTATTTGCCACTGCTTCGCATCGAATGGTGTCGCTTTGATTTCTTTGCAGGTGTGCAAGGATTCAAGGGTCCACTCAGCTTTGCGAACACCGATGGAACCAATGGTAGCAGCCGTAGTGGCTCAGGCAGTTTTGGCTTCTACGAAGGTTTCAACGAAGGACGCTCTTTGAAACGCTGGCTTGGCTGGGACATGGCTTGGCAATTTGGAGTACGAGCCACTCAGAATAACCTTTCAGGAGCCGAGTTCACGACCGATTCAAGGAACCAAGTTTTCTTGACGACTGGATTCTTTCGGCGTGTGGATTACGGGCTGCAGTACGGTTTGGTGTTTGACTATCTGAACGACGATTGGTATTTCCAAAGTGATTTAACTCAGCTTCGTGGCGAACTGAGCTGGAAAGACAACGGTTGTCACGTCTGGGGACTGCAGTTCGCAGCCGGCCTTGGCGACGACACGTCGGAGACAAGCGTGATCAATCCTGCGGGAGTGGCCGTCCGTTCAAGCATGACATTTGAGCCTACCGATCAATACCGATTGTTCTATCGTCGACTCCTCCATAACGCTGGGTCTTGGGAAGCCTTTGCTGGCTGGACCGATACCGATGATGGATTGCTCGGGGCTAGCTTGGACTTGCCGCTTCGTCAGAACTTGTCCTTAGCGACGGGAGCAACCTTCTTGGTTCCCAACGAAGGCAACGGCAGTGGCGGCCACCAAGAGGAATCATGGAATATTTCGCTCGGCTTGGTCTATCGTCCTGGTGGCCCGATGGGAGCGGGCCGGTACAGCCGACCGATGTTTGGTGTTGCCGACAATGGAACCTTTTTGGTTGATCGCCTGTAATGGTTTGCAGCGAAAGTCGCCGAGACTTTCGTGCGGCGGGGGTCTTGCACCGGATGCACTCCCTAACAACACAGCGGCAAACAAGGGAAATCGCTCTTTGGGGGCGAAAAGCTCGCAACTTCTCGAGCATGACTGCGAAATCGTTCGATTTGCCCAACAGCCAAAATTCCTGGTCTTTACGGTCTTTGACGCGGATCTGGGGACCCGCTGGGCTCGAACCGAGAACCTTCCGAAACGGCGTGATGGAAGGGAACCCGCCGACATTCGTCGTCTGATGAGGTTCCGTGACGATCTGTCGCGTCGCTGGTGTTGCATTTTGGCGGTGGTTGGTATGCTATTAGCATGACGAATCAAACTGCATTGAATCAAACTGCATTGAACCAAACTGCATTTGTGCTGGAGAATCTCTCGGTGATCGATTTGGTCGGTACCGATTCTTCCGCAGTCCTGAATAACCTGACAACCAACGCCATCACGAAGCTAGCGGTCGGCCAGGGCTGCGAAACGTTCGTTACGGACGTTCGAGGGAAAACGGTTGGACACTTCCTCGTTTTTAAAACCGAGAGTGGCTTTCGGCTGATCGGTGCGGGTGGACAATCAGAGCGTTTTGCAGCCCATGTCGACCGCTACACGATCCGCGAAGATGTATCCACCGAAATCCGCGATGCGGACTTGATTGGCTTGCTAATACCGGCCGCGACTCAAGGAAAAATCCGAAGCGAAACATCGATGGATTTTGAATGCAGGACAGCGGTTGATGGCGGGACCCTTCAATCGAAAACCATTACGATTGACGACACGGTTCTTGACGGTTTTGTCGTGCCCTGGATCGATGGTATATTATGGTTGGTTTCGATTGAGCATCAGGCAAACGTCTTGGCCTGGATTTCGGAACGGGGAATCGCGGTCAAAGACGACGTTGCTTTTCATGAAGTTCGGACGCTTGCCAACTACCCTTGGTACGGTATCGAAGTGACCGAAACGAATTTACCTCAAGAGATAAACCGCGAAGAGCAAACGATCTCATTCGTGAAAGGTTGCTACCTTGGTCAAGAAACGGTGGCTCGTCTTGACGCGATGGGACAGGTCCAAAAGAAACTGGTTCGCTGGTCAATTTCGTCATCAGAATCGCTTGGTGATTCACTGGCCGAGTTATTGACGACCCTCAATGCCGAAGGCAAAACGGTTGGACGACTGACCAGTGTGGCCAAGAACGGGGATGGCGAAATTATTGCGATCGGTTTCGCCAGGCGATCCCATTTTGATCCTGGTGCCGTTGCCGCCGGGACCATTGGCGATTCAACCTTCGAAGCAACCGTGATTGAAAACGAATGACATGGAATCTACTCGGCAACAATTCCTCCATCTGATCGACCAGGTTCGCAGCGGCGACGACGAAGCGATCAGGGTGCTATGGCAAGATTACTACCAATCACTTGTGCAATTGGCTTCCAAACGCTTGCCGACGAATTTGCGTCGAATGGCTGACGAGGAGGACATTGCCAGTGCGGCGTTACAGAGTTTTATTTCGGGCGTCCGTCGTGACCAATTCCCCGATCTCGAAGCGCCCGAGAATTTGTGGGGTTTGTTAATAACCTTAACGAGTCGAAAAGTGAACGCACACCTGCGCCATCATACGCGGCAAAAGCGGGGCGGCGGCAACATTCGTGGCGAGTCGGTCTTCGCAGATGTGAATGAAGCGGATCGGCAATTTGGTCTTGGTAGCATTGAGGGCAACGAAGCCGCACCGGGGTTACAAGCCGAACTTGAAGAAGCTTGCGAGACACTACTCGACGGACTCGGTGATGATCAACTCAAGCAGATCGCGATCATGCGAATGGACGGCTTTTTGGTCGAAGAAATATCGGAAAAACTCGATATCAGCAAACGCGCAGTCGAGCGGCGTTTACAATTGATTCGCCGTTTATGGTCTGAAGCGAAAGAGGGGCAATCGAATGGGACTTGAAAATCTGTCAGCCAATGAGCTACGTGAAATCGATACGATATGTTTGAGGTTCGAAACGTCGCTTCGCGAGGGAAAATCGGTATCGGTCGAAAAAGCGATTTCTGATTACCAAGGTGAACATGTATCGCTGCTCGAAGAAGAATTGCAAGCGATTCAAGAGGAAATTCGGCATAGCGACTTGGACGATGACTTGCTTTCGATCGAAGATCGTCTGCCGCGTCCAGGCACAATGATCGGACCCTATTCGATCGACCATCTGATTGAGCGAGGTGGCATGGGAGTCGTCTACTCGGCTTTCGATCGTCGGTTGCACCGACAAGTCGCGATCAAGATGATGGCGATTCAAGGCGAACGCCATCATCGACTGCGTGAACGGTTTGAACGAGAAGCTCGTGCGGTCGCCTCGATCAGCCATCCCAATGTTGTCGAATTGTTTGACGTTGGTGTCGAAAAGGGGTTGCCTTATGCCGTGATGGAGTTCTTAGAAGGTCAAACGCTTGATCAATTTTTGCTAGAGAAGAAACTCAGTGTTTGTGATATTCGAAGCATTGGGATTCAAATTGCTGATGCCTTGGAAGTGGCCCATCAAAACGGTGTCGTTCATCGCGATCTAAAGCCCAACAATGTGATGGTCAGCGGTCATGGTTCCGGCAGCAAACGATTGAATGAGGATTGTAGCGAAGAAGGGATGGTCGGCCCCCGGGTGAAGATATTCGATTTTGGTCTGTCGCGATCCGAAGCCAACATGTTTGTTGGTTCCCAACCGGGATCGAATCAAGACGAAACGGAAGACGAGCGGACTCGCGAGGGCATCGTGATGGGGACACCTGGCTACATGTCACCCGAGCAAGCGCGTGGCGAACAAGCGGGGCCGTCATCCGATCTGTTTGCCCTTGGCTGTCTTTTGTACGAAGCGTTTTACCATAAACGGGCGTTTGATGGAGCGACAAAAGCGGCACGATTTGCTTCCACGCTCGAGCATTCGCCCCTTGGCGATCCCGTGCTCCGAGGCCGCGATCCTGAGCTCGCGAAGTTGATCGACGATTGTTTGCAAAAAGATCCTCGGCTGCGACCATCGTCGGCGGCATCGATTAGCGAACGACTTCATGAAACGCCTGGGCGTGAAGTACTCTCATCATCCGCATTTGGGCGTCGCCGTTTGTTCGAACTTCTCGTGGGAGGAACGCTCGGCGGTTTTGCAGCCGTCGCCCTTCGAAACTCAGCGCTTGGTGATGCGTCGAAAGAATCGATCGCCAACATCGATTCGATCGCCGTTTTGTCGTTCGTCGACTTGGGTCGACAAACCGACGACCTTGCGAGCGGCTCCGTGGGACGCCCGGTTGGCGGCCGAGAGATCTTTCGAGGCGATCAGTTGGCGGCTTTGTTGGTCAATGAACTAAGCCGAATGAACGATGTCAAAGTCACCCCGTTTCGCCCGCTGGTTGCCAACACACGTAAAGAGTATCTGCAAATTGGCGACGATCTTAACGTCGATGCGTTGTTGACTGGCACGTTTCAATCGACCCGCCGAGGCACCAAAGCGATTGATGAAATCGATATCCAACTCGTCTCCTCAAAAAGCGGCAACCAATTATGGGGGCGTCGGTTCCTGTCAGAGACGGGCGAAAGTCTGCTCGAACAATCAAGGTTTGCTTCGGAAATTGCCTCCGCAATCGGTCGCTCATTGACATCCACTGCCGAGGAACGGAAACCACCCAACGTTAGCGCGTTTAGTTGCCTCGTCGACGGGTCCGCGAGGTCCGATCCCGATAGTCCCGAGGGGCTGCGGAAATCCCTTGATTGTTTTTGGTCCGCCCATTCCAAAGACGAACTGTTTGCTGCTCCATTGGCCGGACTGGGACTCACTTCCATTACATTGGCGGCACAATGCGGCGTGGACGAATCGATTGAACTCATTCAACAAGCACGCGAGACAACCGTCGACGCCTTGGCGCTCGATCCAGCATCCGTCGACGCCCGTTTGGCCCAAGCAATGATCCAATGGCAAACGTTGTACGAGTATGATAAAGCCAAGCAAATCTTGCTGTCGTTAATGGACGAAACACCGAATCATTGGCGTGTTCGCCATCAATTGGGGATGCTGGAATTGGTGCTAGGCGACGTTGACGAGGGGCTTAAACGATTGCGTGAAGCGACTCAGTTAAACCCTACCTCATTGATTGCAAAGCTCGGCCTTGCACGAGCATACTGGTTCACAGGTAACCTGAAACGAGCAAGCACCGATGCGAAACGGATTCGAGATCAGCATACGGAGAGTGCGTATGCACGAGGGGTGTTGATCGATTTCTACGAGCAGCAAGGCGATTGGCAATTGGCAGCCGCAGAGCATGTCGATATTGATTTTGGCGATGTCAAGGTCGGCGGAAAGCTTGATGAAGACAGTTATTTCGAACAGCGATCGAAGCTTGATATCGATAAGTATCCTTACGGGCCATTCGGAACGCTCCTGAATGTGGCGATTCTGCGGGCACGCCGCGGTTCGTTGATCGACGACGCCAAACTCGGTGAGTTAGCCGATCCGACGCCACCGATGCTACCATTCTTGTTGGCAACGCATCCCATGTTCCAGAATGCACGACGGTTAGAACGAGCGCAAGAGATATTGCCTAGACCAACCCGGTGAGTGGTCCGTCGCCGCAATAATCAGGATTGCCAAATTCTTTTGTGGGAAATCCCATGGCTTCGCTGATGCTCATCAGCAAACGGTTGTGCGGTACGCGGTTGTACTTCATTGCCCGTCCCATATCGAATCCCAATCCACCACCGACAAACACAAAGGGGATGTTGTTGCGTGTGTGCGTGTTCCCTTTGCCGAGTTCATTTGTCCAAATGATCGTTGTGTTATCCAGAAGCGATCCGTTGCCGTCCGGTTCAGGCACTTCCGACAACCGTTTCGCTAAATGAGCAACCTGTTCCGCGTACCAAGTATTGATTTGAATCAATTTTTCATAGGCCGTCTCGTTGCTGTCCGGTTCGTGTGACAAGCCGTGGTGTCCTTCGTCGATTCCTAGCCATCGCATCCGAGGATTTCCGACACTGTTTGAGATTTGATAGGTAGCAACGCGAGCGAAATCGGCAGCGAAACTGTTGACGAGTAATTCGATTTGCATCTTGGCAATTTGCGGCATGTTGTCGTTCTCCGCTTGCACGTTGGCAGGCAATTCGGGGATCGCATGGTCGAGATGCTTCGGTTCTTCGGAATCAAGTTTTTCTGTACGTGCCAATTCGGCTTGCAATTCTTTCTCAACCGTCCGCACCATCTCGACATGCGATTGGAGGATCTGTCGGTCCTGATGGCTAAGATGTTTTTCCACCCGTTTGAAATCATCTTTCAAGTCGTCGAGGACACTCGCTAGCAGTTCGCGGTTTTTGGCTTGGCCGTAAAGCTTGTCGAACATTTGATAAGGATCGCTAATCGGAGTCAGCGGTTGATTGGCCCCTGCATAGGACATTCGTGTCCACGTGTCGGCTCGATCGGGAACCATCACGCCGAATTCCAACGAGCCGAATCGAGTTTGCGTTGCCGCATCGGCCTGCAACTTGTTCTTGATATGTTGATCGATCGAAATCCCTTGGGACCAACCGGCGGGCGTATCCGAACCGCCTTGAATATCGCCTGGAAAGAGTTCAACGCCAGTCAACAGGCAACCGATTCCGCGCATGTGCCCGTCACCATCCCCTTGGATTTTGTTGCAAACGCCATGCAGCGTCAACAATTGATTTTTGAATGGGCTAAGCGGTTCCAAAATCCGTTTGAGTTCAAAGTCGCGTCCTTCGGCATCCGGCCAGAAATGTTTGGGGATAACACCGTTGGGGCTAAACAGGAAGACGACCCGCTTTTTGCGGGATTGCGAAGCCGCCCAGCCCAGACTCGGAAGCCCGAACAAAAAGTTGGCTGCTGCACTACCGACACCGAAGTAGGTCAAAAAATCACGTCGCGTGGTTCTCTTCATGGTTTCACCGAAAGCTTAGACTTCGCCGTCTTTTGGTTGGGATGCAACAATCGCGATTGATACAATCAAATCACGTACACTAAATTGAGTCTTCTGAAATTGTTTGGTCAAACGGTCAAGAGTATCCGGTCCGTAGGCAGCAATTGGTTGTTTGACAAAATGCTCGAAGGCTGCTTCGACAAAGGCTCGATGGCAATCATCGCTGCGGACCAAAAAATCAGCCAATTCGCTAGCACCTATGAATTCAACGGTCTCTTCTCCGCTCGTCACGTAGAATCCGCTGGCATCGATCGCATGTCCGTTCTCCATCTCGCGCAAACGTCCAACCGCATCGTAGTTCTCGAGTGCAAAACCTAAGCCGTTGATCCTTTGGTGGCAGACTTGGCAATTGACATCGTTGGTTTGAAGCGTCACTCGCTCACGCGTCGTCAAGCCAGGATGCAAATCGGGATTCAACGGGGTGAAGGCTTGGTTGGGAGGGCGTAGCGTCCGGCCAAGCAAATATCGATTCAAGAATACACCACGATGGATTGGAGAAGTGGTTTTGAAATAGGACAACTGACTCATCAGCAGCGGATGATTCAAAAGCCCGTGTCGCAGAGATGGATCGGAAACACTACGGGTGAGCGATGAACGAGGGTCTGCCGGTTTCCAAATCTCCCCATAAAACTCGAATATTCGGTCGGTAGTATAACCGTAGTCCGACTGGAAAAATTGGCGAAAATCGCTCGCGTCGCTCCAAACAACGTCTTCGACAAAGGCGTCAAACGAAGCGCGTAGATCGCCAACGAGTTCACGGTCGAAACCAGGATATAGTTCGCCGTCCTTTACGAGTTCATCTTCGTTGTCAACATGAAACCAATGGGCCAAGAATGCTCTCGTTTTGCCTCGGGTACGGTAGTCGTTGACCATCTGCCAAGCAGCGTTCGAAATTTGTTTTTCACTGACGAGCTGGTCCCTTTCGACTTGCTTGCAGAGCCAGTCGTCGACGGGAAGGGAGTCGTGCAATACCAGTGCCAACCGATTGGCCACACGTTGTGACACCGATTCGCTGGTGTCGAGTAGCGGATAGAGAAATCGTGGTGATTTGAGGGCAAGCAAGCAAACTCGCCGAATCGCTTCCGCATCGTCCTTGGTCGCAGCGACTTGTTTGTCGATGTATTGCTTTCGCGTCGCATCATCGAGTGAACCACGAAAAGCGGTTTTAACCAAGTCGCTTAAGAAACCCATTAGCGTTTCACGATCTTGATTGCTGTCTTTCTTGTGCTTTTGTTGATAGCGTGGCCACAGTTCGGCCTCGGCATAGTGAGAGAATTCGATCGCTGCTTGCGTTACCGAATCGTCCCACGATCGACTGATTTGCGTGCCGCGCTCGTACCCATAACTGTGATCGTCCGGTGGCAAGTTTTGTTGCAGCGAAAACGCAGACGGGAATCTCGCCGCCAACAGGTTTCGTGTTGGGATGATTTCTTCTGCTCCGCCAGGCGGTGTCCAGGACAAAGAGATCGATGCCGGCGTCTGTCCCGTTTTTCGCTTGCGCTGAATCAAGGTCAATTCGAATGGATAACCGCGTCCAGCATCAAGTCGAATTCGCCGTTTGAATTCGGTACGCCCTTCGGATTGAACGTGGTTATCGATCAAGACTCGTTGACGATCCCCGAAAGTTAACATGCTCGAACAAGTCGTGCGGAGTACGATTTCATATTCGCCACTGCGATCCACTTTGAGCGTTCCGATCCACTGGATATAAAACTCCTCGGGTTGGATTCCTTCACCTGGACCGCCAAGTGCAAAATCAAAATCGATCGTTGGATCGACTCGCTCGATACGCAAATTCTCCTTTTTCCAACGGGGACCGTCAAAATAGTTTCCCGTTACCCCGTGTTGCTGATGAAGCCAAGCAGAACCGCTTTGGGAAGCGTACAGATCCGCCAAGCTTTGTCGCAACTGATCACCGGTCAAGCGGGCTAGAGTAATGGTTGGCGTGCGCTGCCTTTGTCGTGCCGCTTCGCTATAGAACGATTCGTGGATATAGCGGGCAACGTCTTCAGCATCTTTGTCTTTACATGTATCGGGATCATCCTCGGGCATCGTTTCCGCAATGATCTCGCTCAGCTCACCAATCGAAGAATCGCCGACGAGCGGAGATGGGTAGTTGTCCGCTGTTCCTTGGCCGTTCGGACCGTGGCAGGACGCACATTGGCTCGAATAGATTGCTGCTCCGGTGTTTTCACCCCCACCATTATCATGCTCCGCCAACGTGTGGGGCATATCTTCAGCCATGGCAACGGTCGAAAGAGGAGCAACCGTTGGAAACGCGAAAAAGATAGCTACGACGATTTTTGTGGTGAACGGCATTGCTTCTTCGATTGCTCTGAATCGCGGTCTCTCGGCAAGGTGCCGAAGCCCACAATTTCACGAGCAATCTCTTTGCGGCAGGGAAGGGGGGGGAGGGCTTGTTTCATCGTAACAACTTGCCAGCAAAAGGAAACGTTGAAACGACTAGAAATTTCCGTTCATTCCAAATCTTGCATCGGTCGCCATCGCCGCTTTGGTGATTCCAAAGCTTCCTCTTTCGTGAAGGGTTATAGTGAAGGGTTATAATACGCAGACTTTGCGGGCTGTAACGAAATTGTCGATTCTGCTGACGAGTTCATCCCGAAGTAACTCTAAACAGAGTAAAACCAAATGGAAAATGCTTCAAACTAGAACTAAGGATTATGCCGCAACCACCCCGCAGGGCCGCTCAAGACCACCATTGCCGAATACGGAGTGCCGCAGTCATCGTTGCAGTAGCGTTGATTCTGCTGCCACGGAATCAAGTTGTTGGGCAGCAAATTGGCGAGCTTGAAGAAAGTGTACAGCCGAAATCGTCGATCGAGATTCCTTCAAATGAATTGATCGGTCCGTGGGCCATGGATCCGATCGATGTGGAGGGTCTATCGCCGATGATCGAGCAGGTCGGTTACGAGAGGGAAATATGTCCGGCATTTCTTGAACCACCACGTTCCGAAGGCGTGCAAGTTGGTAAGTTCACGATCATTCCGTATGGAACGATATGGGCAGACAGTGTATTTGCGACTAGCCGCACCGTTCCAGGACGATTTGCATTGTGGATCGCATCGGAGGAAGAACAAGGCGAAGGGGCGTTTGAACTGGATGCTCGCCGCAGCCGTGTTGGGATCGATATCATCGGGCCGACAATTGGTCAGTACGACAGCGGTGGCAAGGTTGAAGTCGACTTCCTCGGAAACTTCGTAACGGACAATCAGCCCGACGTCCGGTTACGACATGCCTATTGGGAGGCAAAGAACGAGCACGCACGATTTCTGGTAGGCCAAACCTGGGATGTCGTGTCGCCACTGCTCCCCAATTCGGTGAACTTCACTGCCTCTTGGGCTGTTGGCAACATTGGCTTTCGGCGGACCCAAATTCGGGCGGAGCGATACATACCGCTCGGTGCGGGGATGACTTGGACGCTGCAAGGGTCGTTGAACCAGAACGTCATTCAAGATTTAGCGACCGGTTTTAGTGCTGCCGGGGTCACCCGCGAAACAGGCGAGTGGCCAATGTTGGAGGGCCGTTCCGCGATCACGTTCCACAACATCCAAGCGGGCGGCAAATCAATGACGCTGGGGACATCGGGGCACATCGGCGAAACCGGATTCGATTTTGCCCAAGGACATCCTGCTAATCCTGCTCTTGGGCCTGAAGACGACGTGCGGCTAGAAACATGGTCTTACAACTTTGATGCGATCATTCCATTGACGGAAAAGTTCAGCCTGCGAGGCGAGTTTTTTCAAGGCAGGAACCTTAGCAATCTGCTCGGTGGTATCGGGCAAGGAGTTTGCCCTTGTTTGCGGGTTCCCATCGATGCGATCGGAGGTTGGGCAGAACTGCGTTATGAGGTCAACGAAAAGGTCGCCACTCACATCGGCTATTCCATCGACGATCCAGACGACAACGACAGTCTGATTGGCAGGACCAAGAACCAGGTTTTGTATACCAACTTGTACTACAAGATCAGCGAGAATTTAACCACGGGATTCGAGGTCTCGACATGGCGAACCGATTATCACAATCGCACCAGCGAGCCGGGCTTCATTCCGGTCGCGGGAGCAACCGAGCCGGGCAAAGCGGTGCTGTTCGATGCGACACTCCGCTACGCCTTTTGATGTCAGGCGTCAGGAGACTCGTAGGGGAGCTTCGACGCGGGTTTCGACGCGGGTTTCGCTACGAAATGAAACAAAACGGCGAGAGCACGGATGTGAAATTGCCACCCTTGGTCAATAAAGTCAATAAACTGGCGATTCGGTCTAGCTTTCAAACGTCCTATTTTGTATCGACGGTGCGTTATCTTCGCATTCTGTCCGACGTTTCTTATTCTGATCGCTTTCGCCGATGCACTCTATCTACAAAGGTCACCGCCGTCGCTGCGGAATTAGCAAGCCCAGTCTGCTGATCGCCTTGTTAACAAACGTCGCAATTTGTTTGTTTCTCGGTCACCGATGCTCCGCTCAATCGATGGCCTATACTCCAAATTATCCAATTCGGGATTCGTCGTCACTCGTTCAACCCATCGAAGATCGATCGGTTTATCGGTTGGCCAACATTGAATCGGCGCGACATTCGGCAACGCAATTTCGGTCTTTGGCTCGGCAAACGATTTCGCCCGCGGCCAAACTTGCCGAAGAAAACGCACGATTTGCAGACCAATGGGCCGATCTCGCCGAAGCACACAATCATCTTTCGCGGGTGCTGTCTGAAACCAACACAAAACTTAACGACACTCGCCAGGACCTCGAAGATATTCGGCTTAAGATCGATCACTACGGTTTGTCGCCAACCATCGGATTGCTTCTTCAACAAAAGAAGGAACAACTCGATGCCTGGATGATCGAGGATTCTCAGTCATTGTTCACGAGCGAGGAACTAAAACGCGCTCGCAGCGAGCAGTTGGAACTCGACATGATCCACTTCGACGGATCCAATCCGATCACGCAGGCTGACGAACTGCTCGCGGGCGAACCAAAAACAGCAGAACGTTTGACGGACAATGCGACCAATCCATCCCGTTTTCAGCGTTCGGCAGACCGTCACTTGTCGTTGAATGCAGATATCCGTCAGTTGCTGACCCAGCGGTACGAGTGGCTGAAATTGCTTAGACAAGGCTATCAGGAATACCAACAAAAACTGGGGCAGCTTGACACAGCGAACACGGCTACGCGAACGATTTTTTCAGAATACAGCCGATTGATCCATCAAAACATTCTGTGGATTCGGAGTGGTGAACCGCTGCGGTTTGCTGATATTCGCCAATTGGATGACGGGGTTGCCGCCGTTTTCGATTCTCAACATAGTGCGATTCTGGGGCATGATCTCAAACGAAAATGGGACGCGGATCCGGTCGCAGGCTTACGCTTGTTGGCGACAATCCTCCTGTTGATCATCATCCGTTGGCGTTCGAAAACGTGGCTAGTGGCAATCGGCCAACGAAAACGGATGAAAGACGCATCGGACCAAGCTCGACAACTATCCGCATGTCTGTTAACGGTGCTCACGGCATTGACGCTGCCAACCATCTTCTTCGTCACGACCCGCTGGCTGGGACACGGTTTGGTTTCCGAATCGATCTTAAGCATGGCGACGGCAGTCGCCGCGGCTGGTTGGGTTTCGCTGATCGTCGAGATTCCACGGCAATTGCTCCGAAATAACGGCCTGATTCATCATCACGTCGCGATCGAATTGCCAGGGCAAACCCGTGCTGTCAAGTTTCTGACCCTGATCGGAGCGGGATTGATCCTTGTTGCCTACCTGCTCACTCGGATGCGATTTGTTGATCACGGGGTCCATAGCGGTTCAATCGCTCGCATCGGGTTCCTATTGGCCATGCTAGTCGTCGCCTGGACGTTTCATCGAGCGTTTAAGCCGAAGGGCGGTTTCTTGGAACCCATGATAGCGACCTTTGCTGGGGCGGTGATTTATCGATTGCGGTTAATCCCCTACCTAATCGGCATCGGTTTCCCGTTTGCGATGATCACGCTATCAGCATTAGGGTATGAGTTTACAGCAAACGAGCTAATCAAAAAGGCGATTATCACCCTCTCGTCGCTAATGATCGCGGCAACGTTGTGGCCGGCGGTGAAGATCGCTTCGGCACACATCTGGCAACGCCTAACCGGTCCTAAACCGGTGCGGCAATTTGATGAGTACGGCGAAATCAAACCCGACGTCCAAGTTGGCACACTGGGCGAACATTTTTTAGAACTAAAGCATCAACTCGCTTTCCTTTGTCAATGTGCCTTGGTGCTGTTGACACTACTTTGTTTGGCGTGGCTTTGGGTCGACGTCTTCCCCAATGTTCGGATGGGGAATCCGGTTGTTTGGAATATCGAGGACACCGTCATTACGTCATCGATCGATGTGAATGGGCAACCGATATCGCAAAGTGTGATTGAAACGACCCCCGTGACCGCAATGCACTTATTACTGGCAACCGCCTCGCTATTTGTTGCATTTCAGTTTGCGAAATTGCTACCTGCATTGTTCGATGCACTCGTGCTTCAGCGAGTTTCGTTTGACGAAGCGATGGAACACATGTCACTTGTCATCGGACGCTGCCTGCTGTTTGGGATCGGTTGTTTTGTGGCCTGCCGATTGGTTGGTATTCGCTGGCATTCGATTCAGTGGTTGGCCGTCGGATTGACGATCGGCCTTGGCTT
Encoded proteins:
- a CDS encoding DcaP family trimeric outer membrane transporter, whose translation is MPQPPRRAAQDHHCRIRSAAVIVAVALILLPRNQVVGQQIGELEESVQPKSSIEIPSNELIGPWAMDPIDVEGLSPMIEQVGYEREICPAFLEPPRSEGVQVGKFTIIPYGTIWADSVFATSRTVPGRFALWIASEEEQGEGAFELDARRSRVGIDIIGPTIGQYDSGGKVEVDFLGNFVTDNQPDVRLRHAYWEAKNEHARFLVGQTWDVVSPLLPNSVNFTASWAVGNIGFRRTQIRAERYIPLGAGMTWTLQGSLNQNVIQDLATGFSAAGVTRETGEWPMLEGRSAITFHNIQAGGKSMTLGTSGHIGETGFDFAQGHPANPALGPEDDVRLETWSYNFDAIIPLTEKFSLRGEFFQGRNLSNLLGGIGQGVCPCLRVPIDAIGGWAELRYEVNEKVATHIGYSIDDPDDNDSLIGRTKNQVLYTNLYYKISENLTTGFEVSTWRTDYHNRTSEPGFIPVAGATEPGKAVLFDATLRYAF
- a CDS encoding DUF1588 domain-containing protein yields the protein MPFTTKIVVAIFFAFPTVAPLSTVAMAEDMPHTLAEHDNGGGENTGAAIYSSQCASCHGPNGQGTADNYPSPLVGDSSIGELSEIIAETMPEDDPDTCKDKDAEDVARYIHESFYSEAARQRQRTPTITLARLTGDQLRQSLADLYASQSGSAWLHQQHGVTGNYFDGPRWKKENLRIERVDPTIDFDFALGGPGEGIQPEEFYIQWIGTLKVDRSGEYEIVLRTTCSSMLTFGDRQRVLIDNHVQSEGRTEFKRRIRLDAGRGYPFELTLIQRKRKTGQTPASISLSWTPPGGAEEIIPTRNLLAARFPSAFSLQQNLPPDDHSYGYERGTQISRSWDDSVTQAAIEFSHYAEAELWPRYQQKHKKDSNQDRETLMGFLSDLVKTAFRGSLDDATRKQYIDKQVAATKDDAEAIRRVCLLALKSPRFLYPLLDTSESVSQRVANRLALVLHDSLPVDDWLCKQVERDQLVSEKQISNAAWQMVNDYRTRGKTRAFLAHWFHVDNEDELVKDGELYPGFDRELVGDLRASFDAFVEDVVWSDASDFRQFFQSDYGYTTDRIFEFYGEIWKPADPRSSLTRSVSDPSLRHGLLNHPLLMSQLSYFKTTSPIHRGVFLNRYLLGRTLRPPNQAFTPLNPDLHPGLTTRERVTLQTNDVNCQVCHQRINGLGFALENYDAVGRLREMENGHAIDASGFYVTSGEETVEFIGASELADFLVRSDDCHRAFVEAAFEHFVKQPIAAYGPDTLDRLTKQFQKTQFSVRDLIVSIAIVASQPKDGEV
- a CDS encoding DUF1552 domain-containing protein codes for the protein MKRTTRRDFLTYFGVGSAAANFLFGLPSLGWAASQSRKKRVVFLFSPNGVIPKHFWPDAEGRDFELKRILEPLSPFKNQLLTLHGVCNKIQGDGDGHMRGIGCLLTGVELFPGDIQGGSDTPAGWSQGISIDQHIKNKLQADAATQTRFGSLEFGVMVPDRADTWTRMSYAGANQPLTPISDPYQMFDKLYGQAKNRELLASVLDDLKDDFKRVEKHLSHQDRQILQSHVEMVRTVEKELQAELARTEKLDSEEPKHLDHAIPELPANVQAENDNMPQIAKMQIELLVNSFAADFARVATYQISNSVGNPRMRWLGIDEGHHGLSHEPDSNETAYEKLIQINTWYAEQVAHLAKRLSEVPEPDGNGSLLDNTTIIWTNELGKGNTHTRNNIPFVFVGGGLGFDMGRAMKYNRVPHNRLLMSISEAMGFPTKEFGNPDYCGDGPLTGLV